From the Macrobrachium nipponense isolate FS-2020 chromosome 9, ASM1510439v2, whole genome shotgun sequence genome, the window CAGCACCAGCATCTAAGAGGCACTTGACTATTTCCAAATAGCCGTAGAAGGAAGCTATCATCAGAGAAGTGACACAGCTTTCATTAGTAGCATCAATATCTGGAAAAAATATACCGATGAATAAGAGCAAAGCAAGAATTGGGATATGGGCTGGATTTGGGATATCTATAACTGCATTGCAGTAGACAACAAAATATAGCACTTGATGTGAGCAAGCTTTAGCGAACATCAGCCCAAGCAATATATAACAAAGCAGAAACTCACCTGCTCCGTGTTGCACAAGCAGTCTGACAGTATGGAGGTGGCCTTGCTCACATGCTGCTCGCAACGGAGAGCTTTCGAAAGTAGTAACGCCATTTGGATTAGCCCCTTTGGAAAGGAGAAATTCAACTATCCGGTAGTGGCCTTTAACACTAGCACACCATAAAGCACGCACTTCAGGTACAGGAAATCCTCGGACTGCAACTGCAAAGAAAGGAAACAATCCAATTATACGTCTGATGCTGCAAATTACCTTCTATGTAAAATGTCAAAGCACTCTCTCTGAGACCATTGTAGTTTTCAAACATCATCACAGTACAGTGGGCCAGAGAAAGCTAACTTTCGAAGACCATAAAAAATGACATACCTGTGCCCAGTTCTTCGATGTGTGCATTTTGGGATTCAACGAGGAATCTGACGAAGTTTTCATGTCCACGAAGAGCTGCCATGCACAATAAAGAACGTTCTTCCTCCTTGGCCTCCTCATGGCAGTGTTCAGTGCCCAATGGAGAGGACTGAAAATACACCGTACAAGAatgagataaacaaaaaaaattaatgctgGCTTCACAACagcaaagcaacaacaacaacaataataataataataataataataataataataataataacaataataatatatcataggaacactaggcacaatccttagctctctgaaaaggaacctagaaaaacaaatgccgaagtagctccaggacttatacAGAAGAGTGTACTACTAGGAACAGCGCACAAAatcagaaaagtgatggactcgaaGAGGCAGGAGGCAAACCAGAAACCCACACTAAAAAAGAATAGcacacagtcgaataggatgactatgatagacaaaagtaatcaataaataataataataaaaataataatgaaaataataataataataataataataataataataataatatcagagaggacggaatgggtagaaaagattagacaatggatggagccagatacagagagaacaaagatcccctccatgaaagcctacaacaccaagaaattaagggagaaaacaagtgaggtcaatgaaataatgggcataatacacaccaccagtatcacagaaacaaataacttggtatatgcaggagcaagattagtagcagaactgatggggattcgaacaccaacaccaccggcacaaccaacccaacagaaaccaaaacagcaacccccttggaaaaggcgcctggaaaagcaaatcatggtgatgagatctgactgagtaaactgaaagagatggcagatggctaagaagcaagaaaacaagggaggaactcaacgagaaatacaaagtacaagagaggggactaaacaacacaatagaagatgtaaaacagaggcttaaggccaaagcacataagatccaacggtacatgaacaggaatttaAGGGatacaacagaacaaactattcggaaccaaccagaaaagactatacagccaactaagaggggaagacaaccacccagaaattcctgaagccgaaccaagtaagagactctgggaaaacatatggagtaatccggtatcacacaacaaacatgcaacatggctccaggaagtcaaggaagaagaaaaagggagaataaaacaatatCAGTTAAGAAATACTCATAGCAGCATGAGtcctgaaatggagaaacaaattccaCAGGTATGTATATGAacaatatttaaaagataaatctgtacagagaaactgtgcatttctttttttcaaataccAGCATTACTGTTAATAGGTTGATGTCTCAAAGAGTACTCGTATAATCTTGATGACATACATTCTCTGTGTGGTCACAATATGCGCACGAAGATTCTCGTTAAAAAAACAGTGCATTCAGAGAGAAACTTCTCTCGGCGGGTGAAATACATTAAAATGATGGCCTATGTGCCATAATTGCGGAGTATTGTATACATTTCTTTGAACTATTTCACTGCCTTTCTATTCAAATCATAGCTTTCAAATACATAAATCACGTTTAGAGTATTCTACCCGATACCGATAAAACAAAGTGAATGGATATGTAGAAATTAGTCTTGCTGGTGAACATGGGAATAATAGTAGAAGCTATTCGTGTCAAATAATAACGGAAAATATTTATCGCATTGGCTATTTGCTGAATTCTTGTAGCCCTTCTTTGTAATTATTAAAAATCAGCTAGTTGACAGTTTCgtaaatgaaccaaacaaaaacttctttcatttttcttctgaagattaaaaaaggaaacccataaattactgtgtataacgtgtttacttataagttatttacaagtaaaatagaagtaaatacttataattttgtgggtttctttttcaagtttCGTAAATGTCTGAAAATCGGAAATTGTTGGGAGTGTCCAAATCATTAAATATCTTAtctctaaactgaaaaaaaaattaatttcaagaaaATCTCATGTGTAAGCTTCAACGTttgatttattgaataaaaaaattcgtcTTAGTTTCATTGCTTTAAAATACTTATTCAATATTACTTTAGTAGGATTCAGTACGGTACTTATAGTTATGCCAAGTACAAATTACTACCAATTCGCCACTGActcatttatttgaattattttcaatGTGACTTGGAGTCCAAATGGTGTCCGGTGAGCCATGATCAGAAACAAACGGAAAAGTGACAATAGaaatcaaagttaaaaaaaaaaaaccaggtgtGAGAATAACTATCGTAaggtaaaggaaaagaaaaagttatatgTTTTCGTTTCGGGGCAGAAGAAAATAGAAATTTCACTGCATGTGTATGAGGTATGTGCTTGATAGCTGTCTTTCAAGTGAGCAATGGTCAAATTCACATTAATGGagatattacttatattattaatatataaatgaaaaataaaacaatacaagaGGAAAATTTCTACGCGAATAATTTAGAATGAGAAAAACGGCAAAACGTTTTAAAACCATCAACAACAAAAGTTTTTAAGCAGAAGAATATCATTATCTCATCGATTCGGGAAAATCTGAGAGAAATGATTACAAGTTGCAAAAAAAGTGATATCAAGAATAAAAACCCAAAGACAATCATTGTAGGGAGCGAAAAGCGAAAAATTATTCATTCGATgacgaagaaaatataatattgaaaaagGAATCTATGTCCAAGGaatctggtaaaaaaaagaaaatggcaaagaCTAAGGGGATGAAACTTTACGTCATAATACTGAGAATGATAAGTTAGAGAGTTGCTgtcaatgacaaagatgagactTGAA encodes:
- the LOC135218188 gene encoding protein fem-1 homolog C-like, which gives rise to MVLSHTSLQCLAATCIRELGFLISFVIIMKMRMDIFRKGSFLTERKILEYALRHREWSTQGIIQTLGPIQGRPGQKTMLEMVEMGGPAAEKNSSSPLGTEHCHEEAKEEERSLLCMAALRGHENFVRFLVESQNAHIEELGTVAVRGFPVPEVRALWCASVKGHYRIVEFLLSKGANPNGVTTFESSPLRAACEQGHLHTVRLLVQHGADIDATNESCVTSLMIASFYGYLEIVKCLLDAGADVNSKNKNGKSALHYCSEAGHVEVMKACWTTTL